One segment of Pontibacter akesuensis DNA contains the following:
- a CDS encoding NAD-dependent epimerase/dehydratase family protein: MVFVTGGSGLIGSFLLAELLQRGYAVKALYRGQIPSIAGAAQVQWLEGDILDPALLRKAIEGVQYVFHCAGLVSYAPQDEELLKQVNIEGTANIVDACLEAGNVKLCHVSSIAAIGRPKNVEVLDEKSKWDPADDLSAYASSKYFAELEVWRGVAEGLDAVMVNPSIVLGPADWNRSSTQLFKYVYNENAFYTVGEANFVDVRDVVEAMLQLVLSDITGERFILNSERMGYKAFFEEVARCFGKKAPGKKVPPAVAEVVWRLEHVRSWFTGKRPLITKDTARTAKKTHLFSNNKISRALGFTFRPVSASVAWVCGELQAQQESGIRQGAE, encoded by the coding sequence ATGGTATTTGTAACAGGCGGCAGTGGGCTGATCGGCAGTTTCCTTCTTGCGGAACTCCTGCAGCGCGGGTACGCGGTAAAGGCGCTTTACCGGGGCCAAATACCGTCTATTGCCGGCGCAGCGCAGGTGCAGTGGCTGGAGGGCGATATTCTGGACCCAGCTTTGCTACGGAAAGCCATAGAGGGTGTGCAGTATGTTTTTCACTGCGCCGGCCTGGTTTCTTACGCCCCACAGGACGAGGAACTGCTGAAACAGGTGAACATCGAGGGCACCGCCAATATAGTAGATGCCTGCCTGGAAGCCGGAAACGTGAAGCTGTGCCACGTGAGCTCCATTGCGGCTATCGGACGGCCGAAGAATGTGGAGGTGCTGGACGAAAAATCGAAGTGGGACCCGGCGGATGACCTCTCAGCCTATGCCAGCTCCAAGTATTTTGCCGAGCTGGAAGTATGGCGCGGTGTGGCCGAAGGACTGGATGCCGTGATGGTGAATCCCTCTATCGTGCTTGGCCCCGCCGACTGGAACCGCAGCAGCACACAGCTCTTTAAGTATGTGTACAACGAAAACGCCTTCTACACGGTAGGCGAGGCCAACTTTGTGGATGTGCGCGATGTGGTGGAGGCAATGCTGCAGCTGGTGTTATCCGACATAACAGGCGAACGGTTTATCCTGAACTCGGAGCGCATGGGCTATAAGGCTTTCTTCGAGGAGGTGGCCCGCTGCTTTGGAAAGAAAGCACCAGGTAAGAAAGTGCCGCCCGCTGTGGCAGAGGTGGTATGGCGGCTGGAGCACGTGCGGTCCTGGTTTACGGGCAAGCGCCCGCTAATCACCAAAGACACCGCCCGAACCGCTAAGAAAACGCATCTCTTTAGCAATAATAAAATATCCCGCGCGCTCGGGTTTACCTTCAGACCGGTTTCAGCATCAGTGGCTTGGGTTTGCGGGGAGCTGCAGGCACAGCAGGAAAGCGGCATCAGGCAAGGTGCCGAATAA
- a CDS encoding tetratricopeptide repeat protein — translation MKEDFEEHREDLELIQRYERMLSNNEALFFDLTDFEYIIDHYTASFEYKKALAACDAAIAQYPFSTDLQIDKAQLLAMAGNFEDALEMINIVAEVEPESADVQLTRGIIYTQRGEFREAIDYFKKALAYSEDRDDIYFNIGLAYQTWGKVASAIKYYKKCVELNQENEAAMQEILYCLEVTNSVSEHIPFFHKFVDDDPYSHVAWFNLGNVHNKQGAYEKAIAAYDYATIIRPDFITAYNNMANALVYVGDYPKAIDAFNAMIEHGSATAEIYCNIGECYEKMQQWDLSRRYYQKSVDMDPEMDEAWFGIGVILDAQGKWYEAVHFFKKAVELYDDSVDYWVALAAAEYHVGHVVSALESYERAAEIQPEDKNIYLNWSIILFEQGNFEEATDIILNAIELQPNEAELYYRACAYMLSAGKYREAYNYLENALILDFDKHKLLFEFFPELESQRALARLIDQYRK, via the coding sequence ATGAAAGAAGACTTTGAGGAACATCGGGAGGATCTGGAGCTGATTCAGCGTTACGAGCGTATGCTCAGTAACAACGAGGCACTGTTTTTCGACCTGACTGATTTCGAATATATAATAGACCACTACACCGCCAGCTTTGAGTACAAGAAGGCGCTTGCCGCCTGCGATGCCGCCATTGCGCAGTATCCGTTCTCAACGGATCTACAGATAGACAAGGCGCAGCTGCTGGCCATGGCTGGTAACTTCGAGGATGCACTGGAGATGATCAACATTGTGGCCGAGGTGGAACCTGAAAGTGCCGACGTGCAGCTGACGCGCGGCATTATCTATACCCAGCGCGGCGAGTTCCGGGAGGCGATCGATTACTTTAAGAAGGCCCTTGCTTATTCTGAGGATCGCGACGATATCTACTTTAACATCGGCCTGGCTTACCAAACCTGGGGCAAGGTGGCCTCGGCCATCAAGTACTATAAAAAGTGCGTGGAGCTGAACCAGGAAAACGAGGCGGCCATGCAGGAGATCCTGTACTGCCTGGAAGTGACGAACTCGGTGAGCGAGCATATCCCTTTCTTCCATAAGTTTGTGGATGATGATCCTTACTCGCATGTGGCCTGGTTTAACCTGGGCAACGTGCACAACAAGCAGGGTGCCTACGAGAAAGCCATCGCCGCCTACGATTACGCCACCATCATCCGCCCTGACTTTATCACGGCTTACAACAACATGGCAAATGCGCTGGTGTATGTGGGGGATTACCCGAAGGCCATCGATGCGTTCAATGCCATGATCGAGCACGGCTCTGCTACGGCCGAAATCTACTGCAACATCGGCGAATGCTATGAGAAGATGCAGCAGTGGGACCTGTCGCGCCGCTACTACCAGAAGTCGGTGGATATGGACCCGGAGATGGACGAGGCCTGGTTTGGTATCGGGGTTATACTTGATGCGCAGGGAAAGTGGTATGAGGCGGTACACTTCTTTAAGAAGGCGGTGGAGCTGTACGACGACAGTGTGGATTACTGGGTGGCGCTGGCCGCGGCCGAGTACCATGTGGGCCATGTGGTGTCGGCGCTGGAAAGCTACGAGCGCGCTGCCGAGATACAGCCAGAGGACAAGAACATCTACCTGAACTGGTCTATCATTCTGTTTGAGCAGGGCAACTTTGAGGAGGCCACTGATATTATTTTAAATGCGATAGAACTGCAACCCAATGAAGCAGAGCTGTATTACCGGGCATGCGCGTACATGCTGTCGGCAGGAAAATACCGCGAAGCCTATAATTATTTGGAAAATGCTTTAATTTTGGACTTCGATAAGCACAAGCTGCTGTTCGAGTTCTTTCCTGAGCTGGAATCGCAGCGTGCATTAGCCCGATTAATTGATCAGTATCGCAAATAA
- a CDS encoding phosphosulfolactate synthase, with translation MNYTLNNIPTRDAKPRESGFTMAMDKGLSLREVEDFLEVASEYVDIVKLGWATSYVTPNLKEKLALYRSAGIPTYFGGTLFEAFIVRNQFEDYRRVLDQYEMTFAEVSDGSLDMDHEEKCKYIATLSEQVTVLSEVGSKDAEKIIPPYMWIKLMKAELEAGAWKVIGEAREGGNVGLFRSTGEVRSGLVEEILTQIPFEKILWEAPQKAQQVWFIKLLGANVNLGNIAPNEIIPLETIRLGLRGDTFSYFLNMEKPC, from the coding sequence ATGAACTATACGCTGAACAACATTCCCACGCGTGACGCAAAACCACGCGAGAGCGGATTTACCATGGCCATGGACAAAGGCCTTAGCCTGCGGGAGGTTGAAGATTTCCTGGAGGTAGCCAGTGAGTACGTTGACATTGTAAAGCTGGGCTGGGCCACGTCCTACGTGACGCCTAACCTGAAAGAGAAGCTGGCCCTTTACAGGTCTGCCGGAATCCCTACCTATTTCGGGGGCACGCTGTTCGAAGCGTTTATCGTCCGCAACCAGTTCGAGGACTACCGCCGCGTGCTGGACCAGTACGAGATGACGTTTGCCGAAGTATCCGACGGCTCGCTCGACATGGACCACGAAGAGAAGTGCAAGTACATTGCCACGCTTTCGGAGCAGGTAACGGTGCTTTCGGAAGTTGGCTCCAAGGATGCCGAGAAAATTATCCCGCCTTACATGTGGATAAAGCTGATGAAGGCTGAGCTGGAAGCTGGTGCCTGGAAAGTGATCGGTGAGGCCCGCGAGGGTGGTAATGTGGGTCTTTTCCGCTCTACCGGCGAAGTGCGCAGTGGCCTTGTGGAGGAAATCCTGACGCAGATTCCGTTTGAGAAAATTCTTTGGGAAGCGCCGCAGAAAGCGCAGCAGGTATGGTTTATCAAGCTGTTGGGCGCTAACGTGAACCTCGGCAACATTGCTCCGAACGAGATCATCCCGCTGGAGACAATCCGCCTGGGCCTTCGTGGCGACACCTTCAGCTATTTCCTGAACATGGAAAAGCCCTGCTAA
- a CDS encoding DUF368 domain-containing protein, translating into MERRSLKEYLLLFSKGVGMGAADVVPGVSGGTIAFITGIYEELLGSIRSVNGEAIKLLLRFNLKGFWKHINGTFLVVLLAGIGLSFASLSRLILYLLEYHSELLWSFFFGLIVASAVVVAKQVRRWTPGVIIAGLLGAAIAFYITVATPGQTPEAYWFVFISGAIAICAMILPGISGSFILVLLAKYEFIMLALKELRIDIIAVFGIGCLTGILAFSHVLNFMLKRYHGITIALLTGFMVGSLNKVWPWKITLETYTDRHGEVKPLVQENVLPGSYETLTGNESYLVYGVVLAIFGFLLVYLIDHFTSDNTAEV; encoded by the coding sequence ATGGAAAGAAGATCTTTAAAGGAATATTTGCTGCTCTTTTCCAAAGGCGTAGGTATGGGCGCTGCCGATGTCGTGCCAGGCGTGTCGGGTGGCACGATTGCCTTCATCACGGGCATTTACGAGGAATTGTTGGGCTCCATTCGCTCAGTGAACGGGGAGGCCATAAAGCTGCTGTTGCGCTTTAACCTGAAGGGCTTTTGGAAACATATCAACGGCACTTTCCTGGTCGTGCTGCTGGCTGGCATTGGCTTGTCATTTGCCTCACTTTCCAGGCTCATTTTATACCTTCTGGAGTATCATTCAGAGTTGTTGTGGTCTTTCTTCTTCGGCCTGATTGTGGCTTCGGCTGTGGTGGTGGCAAAGCAGGTAAGGCGTTGGACACCGGGAGTGATTATTGCAGGGTTACTGGGGGCGGCCATTGCCTTTTATATTACGGTAGCAACGCCAGGCCAGACGCCGGAAGCATACTGGTTTGTGTTTATATCCGGGGCTATCGCCATTTGCGCCATGATTCTGCCTGGCATATCTGGTAGCTTTATACTTGTGTTACTGGCTAAATACGAGTTCATCATGCTGGCGCTAAAAGAATTAAGAATTGATATCATTGCCGTATTTGGCATCGGCTGTCTTACAGGCATACTGGCCTTTTCGCACGTGCTCAATTTCATGCTGAAGCGCTACCACGGTATTACCATTGCGCTGCTCACAGGTTTTATGGTAGGCTCTCTGAACAAAGTATGGCCCTGGAAAATCACGCTTGAAACCTACACCGACCGCCACGGCGAGGTGAAGCCGCTGGTGCAGGAGAACGTGTTACCGGGCAGTTATGAGACCCTGACCGGAAATGAGTCCTACCTGGTGTATGGTGTTGTGCTTGCCATCTTCGGTTTCCTGCTGGTGTACCTCATCGATCACTTCACTTCAGATAATACAGCAGAAGTATAA
- a CDS encoding shikimate dehydrogenase family protein, with translation MRKFGLIGKKLGHSFSKKYFTEKFAREGIADSSYALYELPQIEDLLPLLQQEPELVGLNVTVPYKEQVLPLLDALDKAAARIGAVNTIKIENGRTTGYNTDYTGFNQTMERFYPPQVREQALVLGTGGAAKAVWAALEALGIPFKRVSRQENKGQLTYEQLTPEVVGKYNLLINTTPLGMYPDVQEAPALSYKSITARHYAYDLVYNPEQTLFLQKCAANGAKTINGLPMLYAQADSAWHIWSSR, from the coding sequence ATGCGCAAGTTCGGGCTAATCGGCAAAAAGCTGGGGCATTCTTTCTCAAAGAAATACTTCACAGAAAAGTTTGCCCGGGAGGGTATAGCCGATTCCTCCTATGCGCTGTATGAGCTGCCACAAATTGAGGACTTGCTTCCGCTGCTCCAGCAGGAGCCGGAACTGGTTGGCCTGAATGTAACGGTGCCCTACAAAGAGCAGGTGCTGCCCCTGCTGGATGCCTTGGATAAGGCCGCCGCCCGCATCGGTGCGGTGAATACCATCAAAATAGAGAACGGCCGCACCACAGGCTATAACACCGACTACACTGGCTTTAATCAGACAATGGAGCGCTTTTACCCGCCTCAGGTGCGGGAGCAGGCGCTGGTGTTGGGTACAGGGGGCGCTGCAAAGGCCGTCTGGGCTGCTTTAGAGGCACTCGGCATTCCATTTAAGCGGGTATCGCGGCAGGAAAACAAGGGGCAGCTAACGTATGAGCAGCTCACACCGGAGGTGGTGGGCAAGTATAACCTGCTCATCAATACCACCCCGTTGGGCATGTACCCGGATGTGCAGGAGGCGCCGGCGCTGTCTTACAAAAGTATAACAGCACGCCATTATGCCTATGATTTAGTGTACAACCCGGAACAAACGCTTTTTCTGCAGAAATGTGCCGCAAATGGCGCCAAAACCATAAATGGCCTCCCCATGCTCTACGCGCAGGCAGATTCCGCCTGGCACATCTGGAGCTCCAGATAA
- a CDS encoding YkvA family protein, with protein sequence MASLQTLKHKAHAFNTDIYALYLSYRDDRVAWYVRVLLAVAIGYALSPVDLVPDLTSVLGYVDDVVLVVALVSLSYRLLNRQVLHESRLQAYEEMSRESEKSLLALKVISYAWVLLLTLVALMVYKFLFLNIPY encoded by the coding sequence ATGGCTAGTCTACAAACTTTAAAGCACAAGGCGCACGCCTTCAACACGGATATTTATGCTCTGTACCTTTCCTACCGCGACGACCGCGTTGCCTGGTATGTGCGCGTGTTGCTTGCCGTGGCCATTGGTTACGCCCTAAGCCCTGTTGATTTGGTGCCTGACCTGACCTCGGTGCTGGGCTACGTGGATGATGTGGTGCTGGTCGTGGCGCTTGTTTCGCTTTCGTACCGTTTGCTAAACAGGCAGGTGCTGCACGAGTCGCGGCTGCAGGCTTACGAGGAGATGAGCCGGGAGAGTGAGAAATCACTACTGGCGCTGAAAGTGATAAGCTATGCCTGGGTGCTGCTGCTTACGCTTGTCGCGCTGATGGTGTATAAATTCCTGTTTTTGAACATTCCGTATTAA
- a CDS encoding RNA polymerase sigma factor has translation MKLFTKPKSEEDKLIEGCIAGKRDMQRLLYDLYSKKMMVICLRYAPTTFEAEDIMQDAFVKVFGHIQSFKKDCPLEFWIRRIVINTALKHLRSKQLLTVSHEADEVANLSSDNVNLSGYTMDELLSMIQSLAPRYRMVFNLYAIEGYSHKEIGEMLDISEGTSKSQYSRARAILQGMLVGQEKKIKEHVISS, from the coding sequence TTGAAGCTTTTTACTAAACCTAAATCTGAAGAGGATAAGCTCATAGAAGGATGCATCGCGGGCAAACGCGACATGCAGCGCCTGCTCTATGACCTATACTCCAAAAAGATGATGGTGATTTGCCTGCGTTACGCGCCCACTACTTTCGAGGCAGAGGATATCATGCAGGACGCCTTCGTGAAGGTGTTTGGCCATATCCAAAGCTTCAAGAAGGATTGTCCCCTCGAATTCTGGATCCGGCGCATCGTCATCAACACCGCACTCAAGCACCTGCGCAGCAAGCAGCTGCTCACGGTGTCGCACGAGGCGGATGAGGTAGCCAACCTCAGCTCAGACAATGTGAACCTGAGCGGTTATACCATGGATGAACTCCTAAGTATGATACAGAGTCTGGCGCCGCGCTACCGCATGGTTTTTAACCTCTATGCCATAGAAGGGTACAGCCATAAGGAAATTGGCGAGATGCTGGATATATCGGAGGGTACCTCAAAATCGCAATACTCACGTGCCCGGGCAATACTGCAAGGTATGCTCGTTGGCCAGGAAAAAAAAATTAAGGA